GACGACGTGTGCGTGCTGATCATGGGCACCGGGATCAGCGGAACCCTCTCGGTCGGTGGACGACTGGTGCGAACCCCGCCCGGCCGGACCGGTGTCGCGCAGGCCGGGGAGTACGGGCACATCCCGGTCCGGTATCGCGACGGACTGCCCTGCCCCTGCGGCAATGTCGGCTGTGTCGAGACGGTGGCCTCGGGCCCGGCCATCGCCCGCGCCTACGCTGCCCGCACCGGTCGCGAAACCAGCAGCGCGGAAACGGTATTCGCCGCGGCCGGCACCGATCCGATCGCCCGCGCGGTGGTGGACGATGCCGTGGACGCGCTGGCGGCGGGTCTGCTCGGCGTCCTGCACGCGAGTTGTCCCGAACTGGTGGTGCTCGGTGGCGGATTGGCCCGGGCGGGCGATCTGCTCACCGAGGCGCTGCACACCCGACTGACCGAACTGCTTCGAGTGACGCCGGTCCCCCGGGTCGTGCTGAGCGAGTTCGGCATTCGCGCGGGCCTGATCGGCGCCGCCCACCTGGCCCGCGCGGGGTCGCTGCGGTGAACGGCAAACGCGGT
This sequence is a window from Nocardia yunnanensis. Protein-coding genes within it:
- a CDS encoding ROK family protein, which encodes MGVPRDLVLAVDVGGGTTKGEVTAADGAVLAAETIETPYGEAAFDAIEDLGARLLDGLPADCRDRVARAAVILPGLVDPEHAIAVFSSNLGWRNVKLGSRFADRWGIPALIDHDVTVAGWAEWRHGAGRGVDDVCVLIMGTGISGTLSVGGRLVRTPPGRTGVAQAGEYGHIPVRYRDGLPCPCGNVGCVETVASGPAIARAYAARTGRETSSAETVFAAAGTDPIARAVVDDAVDALAAGLLGVLHASCPELVVLGGGLARAGDLLTEALHTRLTELLRVTPVPRVVLSEFGIRAGLIGAAHLARAGSLR